A window of the Henckelia pumila isolate YLH828 chromosome 3, ASM3356847v2, whole genome shotgun sequence genome harbors these coding sequences:
- the LOC140887458 gene encoding pentatricopeptide repeat-containing protein At4g39620, chloroplastic: MTLTYLSFPSLYLSPTHRFTRTEVSSQHSWPPVAIRPITIQMCNVSTRPKRTRKKNVSPSSEEKELVLSIMKNFTDKQPLMNTLNKYVRFVRTEHCFLLFEELGNNDKWLQCLEVFRWMQKQRWYIADNGVYSKLISVMGKKGQTRMAMWLFSEMRSSGCKPDSSVYNSLITAHLHSRDKSKALAKALMYFDKMKGMERCKPTVVTYNILLRAFAQARNIDQVNALFKDLSESIVTPDIFTFNGVMDAYGKNGMIREMELVLSRMKSNQIKPDIITFNLLIDSYGRKQEFDKMEQVFKSLMHSKEKPTLSTFNSMITNYGKARLREKAEFVLQKMNDMGYKPIFITYECLIMMYGCCDSVSRAREIFDQMAEVVKEKKVSTLNAMLEVYCRNALPIEADVLFESMCKTKKFPVDSSTYKLLYKAYSKADMKDLVQKLLAYMDKDGIIPNKRFFLDALGAVGSSSGSQKSAKIADGPRRRAVIPNPELDEIIGQNDERVLFSDINVEFDVHF, translated from the exons ATGACCTTGACATACCTCTCGTTTCCTTCTCTGTACCTTTCTCCCACTCACAGATTCACTCGAACCGAAGTCTCCTCACAACACTCGTGGCCACCTGTAGCAATTCGACCCATCACCATCCAAATGTGCAATGTTTCAACCCGACCCAAAAGGACCCGCAAGAAAAATGTATCTCCGTCttcagaagaaaaagagttggTTCTCTCAATAATGAAGAATTTCACTGATAAGCAGCCGTTGATGAATACTCTGAATAAGTACGTTAGGTTTGTGAGAACGGAGCACTGTTTCTTGCTGTTTGAAGAGCTTGGGAACAATGACAAGTGGCTTCAATGTTTAGAG GTGTTCAGGTGGATGCAAAAGCAGAGGTGGTACATAGCAGACAATGGAGTTTATTCGAAGTTAATATCAGTAATGGGAAAGAAAGGGCAAACTCGAATGGCTATGTGGCTTTTCTCTGAGATGCGCAGTAGTGGTTGTAAGCCTGATTCATCTGTATATAATTCCCTCATCACAGCCCACCTGCACTCTCGTGACAAATCCAAGGCTTTGGCTAAGGCTCTTATGTATTTCGACAAAATGAAAGGGATGGAGAGGTGTAAGCCTACTGTCGTCACCTACAACATTCTTTTGAGAGCTTTTGCTCAGGCGAGAAACATTGATCAAGTTAATGCTCTGTTCAAAGATCTGTCAGAAAGTATTGTGACTCCCGATATTTTCACATTTAATGGTGTGATGGATGCCTATGGAAAGAACGGAATGATTAGGGAGATGGAGTTGGTGCTATCTAGAATGAAAAGCAATCAGATAAAACCGGATATCATCACGTTTAACTTGTTGATTGATTCGTATGGGAGAAAGCAAGAATTCGACAAGATGGAACAAGTTTTTAAGAGCTTAATGCATTCCAAAGAGAAACCAACGCTCTCTACATTCAATTCCATGATCACAAATTATGGTAAAGCAAGACTTAGGGAAAAAGCCGAGTTTGTCCTTCAAAAAATGAATGACATGGGATACAAACCAATCTTCATTACATATGAGTGCCTTATAATGATGTACGGTTGCTGTGATTCTGTCTCAAGGGCAAGAGAAATTTTTGACCAGATGGCGGAGGTGGTCAAAGAGAAAAAGGTATCCACTCTAAACGCGATGCTCGAAGTCTACTGTAGGAACGCACTGCCAATCGAGGCAGATGTGCTTTTTGAAAGCATGTGTAAAACTAAGAAGTTCCCAGTTGATTCATCTACTTACAAACTTCTTTACAAGGCTTACTCTAAAGCTGATATGAAGGATCTTGTACAGAAATTGCTTGCTTATATGGATAAAGATGGTATTATACCAAATAAGCGGTTCTTTCTTGATGCTTTAGGGGCCGTTG